A genomic stretch from Chaetodon auriga isolate fChaAug3 chromosome 17, fChaAug3.hap1, whole genome shotgun sequence includes:
- the prdm1b gene encoding PR domain zinc finger protein 1 isoform X2, which yields MAEIYSGGQLQNFIDGYDVHRSNWMRYVNPARSLGEQNLVACQNNRDIYFYTIRPVEPSQELLVWYSQEFAQRLCGQQTDIKQKYTSSDEDHELEYSKHHLPQQTWLKERAKEEVKEERDEDGEEKIDVEMLERDTPPDTPDDQIMDFSKKVEKEEKSDRDPEDRVIIPSPQHEHREPSLGLNHAYLPDHHPTLPSPHRNLPLHLHGLYGHREGLVSSYPIYPQSRPLQPTYQLLPPYGPHYPRLLLPSYSPPFPGMLPSRGSLRYSGYLGTDGLPYPPMGQPNLLPVSLPYPPSPEGGLKELTPNVSPPRGAPATPELSPLPKPSSQHQSPEQSPSDCEEAMNLSLAMTKSSTAPRNGPGHKSLPYPLKKQNGKIKYECNICSKTFGQLSNLKVHLRVHSGERPFQCNLCKKSFTQLAHLQKHHLVHTGEKPHECQVCHKRFSSTSNLKTHLRLHSGEKPYQCKLCNTKFTQYIHLKLHRRLHSSRDRPYRCQLCTQAFFHRFSLRIHQRSCCLANSNAPINIHMKEMVERFDASQEADTLAETASAPQVEEAVERWLARTLEGEGKEDKKEATILLKALTAAINAPSMPMAQSALPASHHSTPLVHQERASVVHLHKRPTVKTEGQ from the exons ATGGCAGAG attTACAGCGGTGGGCAGCTTCAAAACTTCATCGATGGCTATGACGTCCACAGGAGCAACTGGATGCGCTACGTCAACCCGGCCCGCTCTCTGGGCGAACAGAACCTGGTGGCGTGCCAGAACAACCGGGACATCTACTTCTACACCATCCGACCGGTGGAGCCCAgtcaggagctgctggtgtggtACAGCCAGGAGTTTGCCCAGAGGCTCTGCGGCCAGCAGACTGACATCAAACAGA AATACACGAGttctgatgaagaccatgagcTGGAGTACAGCAAACACCACCTACCTCAGCAGACATGGCTTAAAgaaagagcaaaggaggaggtgaaggaagagagggatgaagatggagaggagaagatAGACGTGGAGATGCTGGAGAGAGACACTCCGCCGGACACGCCTGACGACCAGATCATGGACTTCAGCAAAAAGGttgagaaggaggagaagagcgaCAGAGATCCAGAAGACCGGGTGATCATTCCTTCCCCTCAGCACGAACACAGAGAGCCCAGCCTGGGCTTGAATCACGCATACTTACCAGACCACCACCCCACGCTCCCATCTCCCCACCGAAATCTCCCTCTTCACCTCCACGGCCTCTACGGCCACAGGGAGGGGCTCGTCTCATCCTACCCCATTTACCCCCAATCCAGACCCCTCCAGCCCACTTATCAGCTCCTTCCTCCCTACGGCCCACACTatcctcgcctcctcctcccctcgtACTCCCCTCCCTTCCCAGGGATGCTGCCCTCAAGGGGATCCCTCCGATACAGCGGCTATCTGGGCACAGATGGACTCCCGTATCCACCCATGGGTCAGCCTAATCTTCTTCCAGTCTCCCTCCCCTACCCTCCATCTCCAGAGGGCGGGCTGAAAGAACTAACACCAAATGTGTCGCCACCACGAGGCGCCCCAGCCACCCCAGagctctcccctctccccaAGCCCAGCAGCCAGCATCAGTCTCCCGAGCAGTCTCCCTCTGATTGCGAGGAAGCCATGAATCTAAGCCTGGCTATGACCAAAAGCAGCACGGCGCCACGCAACGGCCCAGGCCACAAATCCCTGCCCTACCCACTGAAGAAGCAGAACGGAAAGATCAAATATGAATGTAATATCTGCTCCAAGACCTTTGGACAGCTGTCCAACCTCAAG GTCCATCTCCGAGTGCACAGTGGCGAGAGACCGTTCCAGTGCAACCTTTGTAAGAAGAGTTTCACTCAGCTGGCCCacctccagaaacatcacctggtCCACACGGGGGAGAAGCCACATGAATGTCAG GTGTGTCACAAACGCTTCAGTAGCACCAGCAACTTGAAAACACACCTGCGCCTCCACTCTGGGGAGAAACCTTACCAGTGCAAGCTGTGCAacaccaagttcacacagtaCATCCACCTCAAACTGCACCGCCGCCTCCACAGCAGCCGCGACCGCCCTTACCGCTGCCAGCTCTGCACCCAGGCCTTCTTCCACCGCTTCTCCCTCCGCATCCACCAGCGCAGCTGCTGCCTGGCTAACTCCAACGCTCCCATCAACATCCACATGAAAGAGATGGTGGAGCGGTTCGACGCCAGCCAAGAGGCCGACACGCTGGCAGAGACGGCATCGGCACCGCAGGTGGAGGAAGCTGTAGAGCGCTGGTTGGCTCGTACCTTGGAAGGCGAAGGGAAGGAGGACAAGAAGGAAGCCACCATACTGCTGAAGGCTCTGACAGCAGCTATAAACGCACCATCAATGCCCATGGCCCAGTCAGCTTTACCTGCATCGCACCACAGCACTCCACTGGTCCATCAAGAGAGGGCCAGCGTTGTTCATCTCCACAAGCGCCcaacagtgaagacagaagGACAGTAA
- the prdm1b gene encoding PR domain zinc finger protein 1 isoform X1, giving the protein MKLDSTQGDMSGWREMDFALNCTYIVPDQVSDPSFSLPKAMTSIPRNLTFEYSTDNEVTGVFSKEYIPQGTRFGPLQGDIYTKDNVPKQANRKYFWRIYSGGQLQNFIDGYDVHRSNWMRYVNPARSLGEQNLVACQNNRDIYFYTIRPVEPSQELLVWYSQEFAQRLCGQQTDIKQKYTSSDEDHELEYSKHHLPQQTWLKERAKEEVKEERDEDGEEKIDVEMLERDTPPDTPDDQIMDFSKKVEKEEKSDRDPEDRVIIPSPQHEHREPSLGLNHAYLPDHHPTLPSPHRNLPLHLHGLYGHREGLVSSYPIYPQSRPLQPTYQLLPPYGPHYPRLLLPSYSPPFPGMLPSRGSLRYSGYLGTDGLPYPPMGQPNLLPVSLPYPPSPEGGLKELTPNVSPPRGAPATPELSPLPKPSSQHQSPEQSPSDCEEAMNLSLAMTKSSTAPRNGPGHKSLPYPLKKQNGKIKYECNICSKTFGQLSNLKVHLRVHSGERPFQCNLCKKSFTQLAHLQKHHLVHTGEKPHECQVCHKRFSSTSNLKTHLRLHSGEKPYQCKLCNTKFTQYIHLKLHRRLHSSRDRPYRCQLCTQAFFHRFSLRIHQRSCCLANSNAPINIHMKEMVERFDASQEADTLAETASAPQVEEAVERWLARTLEGEGKEDKKEATILLKALTAAINAPSMPMAQSALPASHHSTPLVHQERASVVHLHKRPTVKTEGQ; this is encoded by the exons ATGAAGCTGGATAGCACACAGGGAGACATGAGCGGGTGGAGGGAGATGGACTTTGCCCTCAACTGCACATACATTGTGCCAGACCAGGTGTCGGACCCCAGCTTCAGCCTGCCCAAAGCCATGACCTCCATCCCACGCAACCTCACCTTCGAATACAGCACAGACAATGAG GTGACAGGCGTGTTCAGCAAAGAATACATTCCTCAGGGGACCCGCTTTGGCCCCCTGCAAGGAGACATCTACACCAAAGACAACGTCCCCAAACAGGCCAACAGGAAGTACTTCTGGAGG attTACAGCGGTGGGCAGCTTCAAAACTTCATCGATGGCTATGACGTCCACAGGAGCAACTGGATGCGCTACGTCAACCCGGCCCGCTCTCTGGGCGAACAGAACCTGGTGGCGTGCCAGAACAACCGGGACATCTACTTCTACACCATCCGACCGGTGGAGCCCAgtcaggagctgctggtgtggtACAGCCAGGAGTTTGCCCAGAGGCTCTGCGGCCAGCAGACTGACATCAAACAGA AATACACGAGttctgatgaagaccatgagcTGGAGTACAGCAAACACCACCTACCTCAGCAGACATGGCTTAAAgaaagagcaaaggaggaggtgaaggaagagagggatgaagatggagaggagaagatAGACGTGGAGATGCTGGAGAGAGACACTCCGCCGGACACGCCTGACGACCAGATCATGGACTTCAGCAAAAAGGttgagaaggaggagaagagcgaCAGAGATCCAGAAGACCGGGTGATCATTCCTTCCCCTCAGCACGAACACAGAGAGCCCAGCCTGGGCTTGAATCACGCATACTTACCAGACCACCACCCCACGCTCCCATCTCCCCACCGAAATCTCCCTCTTCACCTCCACGGCCTCTACGGCCACAGGGAGGGGCTCGTCTCATCCTACCCCATTTACCCCCAATCCAGACCCCTCCAGCCCACTTATCAGCTCCTTCCTCCCTACGGCCCACACTatcctcgcctcctcctcccctcgtACTCCCCTCCCTTCCCAGGGATGCTGCCCTCAAGGGGATCCCTCCGATACAGCGGCTATCTGGGCACAGATGGACTCCCGTATCCACCCATGGGTCAGCCTAATCTTCTTCCAGTCTCCCTCCCCTACCCTCCATCTCCAGAGGGCGGGCTGAAAGAACTAACACCAAATGTGTCGCCACCACGAGGCGCCCCAGCCACCCCAGagctctcccctctccccaAGCCCAGCAGCCAGCATCAGTCTCCCGAGCAGTCTCCCTCTGATTGCGAGGAAGCCATGAATCTAAGCCTGGCTATGACCAAAAGCAGCACGGCGCCACGCAACGGCCCAGGCCACAAATCCCTGCCCTACCCACTGAAGAAGCAGAACGGAAAGATCAAATATGAATGTAATATCTGCTCCAAGACCTTTGGACAGCTGTCCAACCTCAAG GTCCATCTCCGAGTGCACAGTGGCGAGAGACCGTTCCAGTGCAACCTTTGTAAGAAGAGTTTCACTCAGCTGGCCCacctccagaaacatcacctggtCCACACGGGGGAGAAGCCACATGAATGTCAG GTGTGTCACAAACGCTTCAGTAGCACCAGCAACTTGAAAACACACCTGCGCCTCCACTCTGGGGAGAAACCTTACCAGTGCAAGCTGTGCAacaccaagttcacacagtaCATCCACCTCAAACTGCACCGCCGCCTCCACAGCAGCCGCGACCGCCCTTACCGCTGCCAGCTCTGCACCCAGGCCTTCTTCCACCGCTTCTCCCTCCGCATCCACCAGCGCAGCTGCTGCCTGGCTAACTCCAACGCTCCCATCAACATCCACATGAAAGAGATGGTGGAGCGGTTCGACGCCAGCCAAGAGGCCGACACGCTGGCAGAGACGGCATCGGCACCGCAGGTGGAGGAAGCTGTAGAGCGCTGGTTGGCTCGTACCTTGGAAGGCGAAGGGAAGGAGGACAAGAAGGAAGCCACCATACTGCTGAAGGCTCTGACAGCAGCTATAAACGCACCATCAATGCCCATGGCCCAGTCAGCTTTACCTGCATCGCACCACAGCACTCCACTGGTCCATCAAGAGAGGGCCAGCGTTGTTCATCTCCACAAGCGCCcaacagtgaagacagaagGACAGTAA